The following coding sequences are from one Pseudomonas mendocina window:
- a CDS encoding LysR family transcriptional regulator, which yields MAAYTLRQLKYFVTTVECGSVAEASRKLYIAQPSISTAIKGLEESFGVQLFIRHHAQGVSLTPSGARFYRKAQELLRMAHEFEQNALADNDVVAGQIDIGCFETVAPLYLPRLIAGFRQRYPGVEIRLHDGEQHELVQGLTAGRFDLAIFYEHDLDGTIETEPLMPPQRPYALLPEGHRYAAQAQVSLRDLVLDPMILLDVLPSRGYFVSIFEELGLSPNIVFSSPSIEMVRGMVGQGFGFSVLVTRPHCNTTYDGKQVVCVNITEDVTGSGLVAAWLKRAQLTKPAQLFVDYCKAELGEKRVAQPA from the coding sequence GTGGCTGCCTACACCCTGCGTCAACTCAAGTATTTCGTCACCACCGTCGAATGCGGTAGCGTCGCCGAGGCGTCGCGCAAGCTGTACATCGCCCAGCCCTCCATCTCCACAGCAATCAAGGGCCTGGAAGAAAGCTTCGGCGTGCAGCTGTTCATCCGCCACCACGCCCAGGGCGTCTCACTCACCCCCAGTGGTGCGCGCTTCTACCGCAAGGCGCAGGAGCTGCTGCGCATGGCGCACGAGTTCGAACAGAACGCCCTGGCCGACAACGACGTGGTGGCCGGGCAGATCGACATCGGCTGCTTCGAGACGGTCGCCCCGCTCTACCTGCCACGCCTGATCGCCGGCTTTCGCCAGCGCTACCCCGGCGTGGAAATCCGTCTGCACGACGGCGAGCAGCACGAGCTGGTGCAGGGCCTGACCGCCGGCCGCTTCGACCTGGCGATCTTCTACGAGCACGACCTGGACGGCACCATCGAGACCGAACCGCTGATGCCGCCGCAACGTCCCTACGCGTTGCTGCCCGAAGGCCACCGCTACGCCGCCCAGGCACAAGTGTCGCTGCGCGACCTGGTGCTCGACCCGATGATCCTGCTCGACGTGCTGCCGAGCCGGGGCTACTTCGTGAGCATCTTCGAGGAGCTGGGCCTGTCACCGAACATCGTGTTCAGCTCGCCCTCCATCGAGATGGTGCGCGGCATGGTCGGCCAGGGCTTCGGCTTCTCGGTGCTGGTCACCCGCCCCCACTGCAACACCACCTACGACGGCAAGCAGGTGGTGTGCGTGAACATCACCGAGGACGTCACCGGTTCCGGCCTGGTCGCAGCCTGGCTGAAGCGCGCACAACTGACCAAACCGGCGCAGTTGTTCGTCGACTACTGCAAGGCGGAGCTGGGCGAGAAGCGCGTGGCGCAGCCCGCCTGA
- a CDS encoding aldehyde dehydrogenase, producing MYELSDWQQRARQQAFIEQAIIGGRRVAAQSGATFAAINPATGQVLAQVAACGEAEVELAVRSARQAFDAGVWSQRSPSERKQVLLRLAELILAHRDELALLDSLNMGKPVMDAWNIDVPGAAGVFRWYAESLDKLYDEVAPSARNVLATITREALGVVAAVVPWNFPLDMAAWKLAPALAAGNSVVLKPAEQSPFSALRLAELALQAGLPEGVLNVVPGLGESAGKALGLHMDVDCLAFTGSTEVGKYFMGYSAQSNLKQVWLECGGKSANLVFADSQDLDLAAEKAAFGIFFNQGEVCSANSRLLVQRSIHDEFVERLQAKARDWLPGDPLDPASRAGAIVEARQTARIMDFIKDAQADGARLVCGGEQLTVGRSDNFIAPTIFTSVTPSSRLAREEVFGPVLAVLPFDSEDEAVALANDSVYGLAASLWSDDLNRAHRVARRLKAGTVSVNTVDALDVSTPFGGGKQSGFGRDLSLHSFDKYTQLKTTWFQLRP from the coding sequence GTGTACGAACTCAGCGACTGGCAGCAACGCGCCCGGCAGCAAGCCTTCATCGAACAGGCCATCATCGGTGGTCGCCGTGTGGCGGCGCAGTCCGGCGCTACCTTCGCGGCCATCAACCCGGCCACCGGCCAGGTGCTGGCGCAGGTCGCCGCCTGTGGCGAGGCCGAGGTCGAGCTGGCCGTGCGCAGCGCCCGCCAGGCCTTCGACGCTGGCGTCTGGTCGCAGCGCTCCCCGAGCGAGCGCAAGCAGGTGCTGCTGCGCCTGGCCGAGCTGATCCTGGCCCATCGCGACGAACTGGCACTGCTCGATTCGCTGAACATGGGCAAGCCGGTGATGGATGCCTGGAATATCGACGTGCCCGGTGCCGCCGGCGTGTTCCGCTGGTACGCCGAGAGCCTCGACAAGCTCTACGACGAAGTCGCGCCCAGTGCGCGCAACGTGCTCGCCACCATCACCCGTGAAGCGCTGGGCGTGGTCGCCGCCGTGGTGCCGTGGAATTTCCCGCTGGACATGGCCGCCTGGAAGCTGGCGCCAGCCCTGGCTGCCGGCAACTCGGTGGTGCTCAAGCCCGCCGAGCAGTCGCCGTTCTCCGCCCTGCGCCTGGCCGAGCTGGCGCTGCAGGCCGGCCTGCCGGAAGGCGTGCTGAACGTGGTGCCGGGGCTAGGCGAGAGCGCCGGCAAGGCCCTTGGTCTGCATATGGACGTCGACTGCCTGGCCTTTACCGGCTCCACCGAGGTGGGCAAATACTTCATGGGCTACTCGGCGCAGTCCAACCTCAAGCAGGTGTGGCTGGAGTGCGGTGGCAAGAGCGCCAATCTGGTGTTCGCCGACAGCCAGGATCTCGACCTGGCCGCCGAGAAGGCCGCCTTCGGCATCTTCTTCAACCAGGGCGAGGTGTGCTCGGCCAACTCGCGCCTGCTGGTGCAGCGTTCGATCCATGACGAATTCGTCGAGCGCCTGCAGGCCAAGGCACGCGACTGGCTGCCCGGCGATCCACTCGACCCGGCCAGCCGTGCCGGTGCCATCGTCGAAGCGCGGCAGACCGCACGGATCATGGACTTCATCAAGGACGCCCAGGCCGACGGCGCACGCCTGGTCTGCGGCGGCGAGCAACTGACTGTAGGCCGCTCGGACAACTTTATCGCGCCGACCATTTTCACCAGCGTAACGCCGAGCAGCCGCCTGGCCCGCGAGGAAGTCTTCGGCCCGGTGCTGGCGGTGCTGCCGTTCGATTCCGAGGACGAAGCCGTGGCCCTGGCCAACGACAGCGTCTACGGCCTGGCCGCCTCGCTGTGGAGCGACGACCTCAACCGCGCCCACCGTGTCGCCCGTCGCCTCAAGGCCGGCACCGTGTCGGTCAACACCGTCGATGCGCTGGACGTCAGCACGCCGTTCGGTGGCGGCAAGCAGTCCGGCTTTGGCCGCGACCTGTCGCTGCATTCGTTCGACAAGTACACCCAACTGAAAACCACCTGGTTCCAACTGCGTCCCTAG
- a CDS encoding aspartate aminotransferase family protein encodes MTAPKHSTSEYQALDAAHHIHAFLDQRALNEKGALVIAKGQGLNLWDTDGKRYLDGMSGLWCTALGYGRADLNAAATRQLEELPYYNLFFHTTHPRVVELSELLFSLLPKHYSHAIYTNSGSEANEVLIRTVRRYWQVVGKPSKTVMIGRWNGYHGSTLGSTALGGMGFMHEMGGMLPGFAHIGEPYYFAEGGDLSEEAFGLKAARELEAKILELGAENVAAFVAEPFQGAGGMIFPPASYWAEVQRICRQYDVLLCADEVIGGFGRTGEWFAHQHFGFQPDTLTIAKGLTSGYIPMGGLVLSGRIADALVQEGGVFAHGLTYAGHPVAAAVAIANLTALRDEKIVETVKTDTGPYLQKLLRETFEGHPLIGDIQGTGLVAALQFAEDKAKRKRFANENDIAWHCRTVGFDEGLIIRSTLGRMIMAPALVATHAELDELVEKTKRAVDRTGRELNLM; translated from the coding sequence ATGACTGCCCCGAAGCACAGCACATCCGAATACCAGGCACTGGATGCGGCGCACCATATCCATGCCTTCCTCGACCAGAGGGCGCTCAACGAGAAGGGCGCGCTGGTCATCGCCAAGGGCCAGGGCCTGAACCTCTGGGACACGGACGGCAAGCGCTATCTGGATGGCATGTCCGGCTTGTGGTGCACCGCGCTGGGCTATGGCCGCGCCGACCTGAATGCCGCCGCAACGCGCCAGCTCGAAGAGCTGCCGTACTACAACTTGTTCTTCCACACCACGCATCCGCGCGTGGTGGAGCTGTCCGAGCTGCTCTTCAGCCTGCTGCCCAAGCACTACAGCCACGCCATCTACACCAACTCCGGCTCCGAGGCCAACGAGGTGCTGATCCGCACCGTGCGCCGCTACTGGCAGGTGGTCGGCAAGCCGAGCAAGACCGTGATGATCGGCCGCTGGAACGGCTATCACGGCTCTACCCTGGGCAGCACCGCGCTTGGCGGTATGGGTTTCATGCACGAGATGGGCGGCATGCTGCCGGGCTTCGCCCATATCGGTGAGCCCTACTACTTTGCCGAGGGTGGCGACTTGTCCGAAGAAGCCTTCGGCCTCAAGGCCGCCCGCGAGCTGGAAGCGAAGATCCTCGAACTGGGCGCCGAGAACGTCGCTGCCTTCGTCGCCGAACCCTTCCAGGGCGCCGGCGGCATGATCTTCCCGCCGGCCAGCTACTGGGCCGAGGTGCAGCGTATCTGCCGCCAGTACGACGTGCTGCTCTGCGCCGACGAGGTGATCGGTGGCTTTGGCCGTACCGGTGAGTGGTTCGCCCACCAGCATTTCGGCTTCCAGCCCGACACCCTGACCATCGCCAAGGGCCTGACCAGCGGTTACATCCCCATGGGTGGCCTGGTGCTCAGCGGTCGCATCGCCGACGCCCTGGTGCAGGAAGGCGGCGTGTTCGCCCACGGCCTGACCTACGCCGGCCACCCGGTGGCCGCCGCCGTGGCCATCGCCAATCTCACCGCGCTGCGCGACGAGAAGATCGTCGAGACGGTCAAGACCGATACCGGCCCGTACCTGCAGAAACTGCTGCGCGAGACCTTCGAAGGTCACCCGCTGATCGGCGATATCCAGGGCACCGGCCTGGTCGCCGCATTGCAGTTTGCCGAGGACAAGGCCAAGCGCAAGCGCTTCGCCAACGAGAACGACATCGCCTGGCACTGCCGCACCGTCGGCTTCGACGAGGGCCTGATCATTCGCTCCACCCTCGGCCGCATGATCATGGCGCCGGCCCTGGTGGCCACGCATGCCGAGCTGGACGAACTGGTGGAGAAGACCAAACGCGCGGTGGATCGCACTGGGCGTGAGCTGAACCTGATGTGA
- a CDS encoding ABC transporter substrate-binding protein, whose protein sequence is MKSSLHHRIVRSFACTALAAGMAATAQAGTLSIGHTTWVGYGTLYLARDLGYFKEAGLDLQLTTIEEASMYMAAQASGKLSGSASTIDEILKYRSKDFCFKAVAALDESHGGDGIVVQNDIADMQGLKGKAVAVNEGSVSQFWLSYLLKNAGMSMSDIEVQNMTADDAASAFIAGHVPAAVTWEPNLTMVKQKGSGKVLVDSSATPGVIVDVVALDCGVIEKQPEDVKALVAGLYKAVEYTKQNPEKAYEIMAKGVGGYLSNPKDLAEAAKGVKFYDQAMSEKLLGTPGKAGDIAEIIKLANETWSTLQGKPYAVSYEDLVDTAFVTP, encoded by the coding sequence ATGAAATCGTCCTTGCACCACCGTATCGTCCGTTCCTTCGCGTGCACCGCACTGGCTGCCGGCATGGCCGCCACCGCCCAGGCCGGCACCCTGTCCATCGGCCACACCACCTGGGTCGGTTACGGCACCCTGTACCTGGCCCGTGACCTCGGCTACTTCAAGGAAGCCGGCCTCGACCTGCAACTGACCACCATCGAAGAAGCCTCGATGTACATGGCCGCGCAGGCCTCGGGCAAGCTCTCCGGCTCGGCCTCGACCATCGACGAGATCCTCAAGTACCGCTCCAAGGATTTCTGCTTCAAGGCCGTGGCGGCGCTGGACGAATCCCACGGCGGCGATGGCATCGTGGTGCAGAACGACATCGCCGACATGCAGGGCCTCAAGGGCAAGGCCGTGGCGGTCAACGAGGGCTCGGTGTCGCAGTTCTGGCTCAGCTACCTGCTGAAGAATGCCGGCATGAGCATGAGCGATATCGAGGTGCAGAACATGACCGCCGACGACGCCGCCTCGGCCTTCATCGCCGGCCACGTACCGGCCGCAGTGACCTGGGAGCCGAACCTGACCATGGTCAAGCAGAAGGGCAGCGGCAAGGTGCTGGTCGACAGCAGCGCCACGCCCGGCGTGATCGTCGACGTGGTGGCACTGGACTGCGGCGTCATCGAGAAGCAGCCGGAAGACGTCAAGGCGCTGGTCGCGGGCCTGTACAAGGCGGTCGAGTACACCAAGCAGAACCCGGAGAAGGCCTACGAAATCATGGCCAAGGGCGTTGGCGGCTACCTGTCCAATCCCAAGGATCTGGCCGAAGCGGCCAAGGGCGTGAAGTTCTACGACCAGGCCATGAGCGAGAAGCTGCTCGGCACCCCCGGCAAGGCCGGCGACATCGCCGAGATCATCAAGCTGGCCAACGAGACCTGGAGCACCCTGCAGGGCAAGCCCTACGCGGTGAGCTACGAGGATCTGGTGGATACCGCCTTCGTCACGCCGTAA
- a CDS encoding ABC transporter permease produces MATQKSWVQRCLTPKVDLPGRLVLGASSLCWLLVLGLWAILSYGGVVPSMFLPTPGDVIAAGVRLAGDGTLSKHVLASLEVVLIGFVVSSLVSVPLGLLMGSFRIVQAFLEPLVNFIRYLPVTSFVPLFILWIGIGLEQRVAVIIFGVFFQQLVMVADVSKGVSRDLLNASYTLGASRRDVVLHVLGPASLPGILDTLRVTMGWAWTYLVVAELVAASSGLGYISLKAMRGFQVDVIFLAIAIIGLLGLITDQLFRLLRLRIAAWAQ; encoded by the coding sequence ATGGCCACGCAAAAATCCTGGGTGCAGCGCTGCCTGACCCCGAAAGTCGACCTGCCTGGTCGTTTGGTACTGGGCGCCAGTAGCCTGTGCTGGCTGCTGGTGCTGGGCCTGTGGGCCATCCTTTCTTACGGCGGCGTAGTGCCGTCGATGTTCCTGCCGACGCCGGGCGATGTGATCGCCGCCGGCGTGCGCCTCGCCGGTGATGGCACCCTGAGCAAGCACGTGCTGGCCAGCCTGGAAGTGGTGCTGATCGGCTTCGTCGTGTCGTCGCTGGTGTCGGTGCCGCTGGGCCTGTTGATGGGCAGCTTTCGCATCGTCCAGGCCTTTCTCGAACCACTGGTGAACTTCATCCGCTACCTGCCGGTGACCAGCTTCGTGCCGTTGTTCATCCTGTGGATCGGCATCGGCCTGGAACAGCGCGTGGCGGTGATCATCTTCGGCGTGTTCTTCCAGCAACTGGTGATGGTCGCCGACGTCTCCAAGGGCGTCTCGCGTGATCTGCTCAACGCCAGCTACACCCTCGGCGCCAGCCGCCGCGATGTGGTGCTGCACGTGCTCGGCCCAGCCTCGCTGCCCGGCATCCTCGACACCCTGCGGGTGACCATGGGCTGGGCCTGGACCTACCTGGTAGTGGCGGAACTGGTCGCCGCCAGCAGCGGCCTCGGCTACATCAGTCTGAAGGCCATGCGCGGCTTCCAGGTGGACGTGATCTTCCTCGCCATCGCCATCATCGGCCTGCTCGGGCTGATCACCGACCAACTGTTCCGTCTGCTTCGACTGAGGATTGCCGCATGGGCGCAGTAG
- a CDS encoding ABC transporter ATP-binding protein, whose product MGAVAKKPYIMPPLSEYAEVAARLKVDDVSLRYQSPKGDTFTALDRVSFEVPDQQFAVIVGPSGCGKSSLLYLTAGLNEPTEGEIYVGGQKVDGPGADRGMVFQGYTLFPWLTVRQNIEFGLKRRKLPASEIRTIVEFYLNEVGLAKFAEHYPKQLSGGMMQRVAIARALANDPQILLMDEPFGALDSQTRLQMQQLLLQVWGNSKKTVVFVTHDIDEAILLADRIYVMGARPGRIKEILDVPIERPRTLDVVMEPEFIRMKRHILGLLHDDMEEVH is encoded by the coding sequence ATGGGCGCAGTAGCCAAGAAACCCTACATCATGCCGCCGCTCAGCGAGTACGCCGAGGTCGCCGCGCGGCTCAAGGTGGACGACGTCAGCCTGCGCTACCAGTCGCCCAAGGGCGACACCTTCACCGCGCTGGATCGCGTCTCCTTCGAGGTGCCGGATCAGCAGTTCGCGGTGATCGTCGGCCCGTCCGGCTGTGGCAAGTCGAGCCTGCTCTACCTCACTGCCGGTCTCAACGAGCCTACCGAGGGCGAGATCTACGTCGGCGGGCAGAAGGTCGATGGCCCCGGCGCCGACCGTGGCATGGTGTTCCAGGGTTACACCCTGTTCCCCTGGCTGACCGTGCGCCAGAACATCGAATTCGGCCTCAAGCGGCGCAAGCTGCCGGCCAGCGAGATCCGCACCATCGTCGAGTTCTACCTCAACGAAGTGGGCCTGGCCAAGTTCGCCGAGCATTACCCCAAGCAGCTTTCCGGCGGCATGATGCAGCGCGTGGCCATCGCCCGTGCGCTGGCCAACGACCCGCAGATTCTGCTGATGGACGAACCTTTCGGCGCCCTCGACAGCCAGACCCGCCTGCAGATGCAGCAACTGCTGCTGCAGGTGTGGGGCAACAGCAAGAAGACCGTGGTGTTCGTCACCCACGACATCGACGAAGCCATCCTGCTCGCCGACCGCATCTACGTGATGGGCGCGCGCCCGGGGCGGATCAAGGAAATCCTCGACGTGCCCATCGAGCGCCCGCGCACCCTCGACGTGGTCATGGAGCCCGAGTTCATCCGCATGAAGCGGCACATCCTCGGCCTGCTGCATGACGACATGGAAGAGGTGCATTGA
- a CDS encoding GMC family oxidoreductase, which translates to MEGSFDYLIVGAGSAGCVLANRLSADPAVRVCLIEAGGSDASPRVQIPAGTITLYKSKVFSWNYFSAPQKHLAGRRLHTPRGKALGGSSSMNSMIYIRGDASDYDRWEAAGCPGWGWNDVLPYFKKSEGNCLGQSLQYHGTQGELLVDKPRDPNPLSERYIRAAEQIGLKRNDDFNGGSLEGVGLYNVTQKNARRLSSYRAFVAPVRKRDNLVVLTGCEVERLLLDGERVTGLELRQNGQWRTLQCSRETILCAGALGSPHILLKSGIGPKAELEAAGVACKVDLPGVGKNLQDHIDGTLTVRSKSPLSLGFSIGALPKIIASPFKYLAQKMGWLTTNYVEAGGFARTPLAGDLPDVQMHFVPGYRSHRGRLFEWGHGYAIHTCVLRPKSIGEVRLGEGRSLSIDFNFLSDESDGRELVEGVKLARRILAQPQFADIRGEEMLPGPQVQSDEELLAHLREKAATVFHPVGTCKMGSDDAAVVTPELKVRGVANLRVADASIMPTLISGNTNAPCIMIGEKAADLIRQV; encoded by the coding sequence ATGGAAGGCAGCTTCGACTACCTCATCGTCGGCGCCGGTTCCGCCGGCTGCGTGCTGGCCAACCGACTGAGTGCCGACCCGGCCGTGCGCGTGTGCCTGATCGAGGCCGGCGGCAGCGACGCCAGCCCGCGTGTGCAGATACCAGCCGGCACCATCACCCTGTACAAGAGCAAGGTGTTCAGCTGGAACTACTTCTCCGCGCCGCAGAAGCACCTCGCCGGGCGCCGCCTGCACACTCCGCGCGGCAAGGCCCTTGGCGGCTCCAGCTCGATGAACAGCATGATCTACATCCGCGGTGACGCCAGCGACTATGACCGCTGGGAGGCCGCCGGCTGCCCCGGCTGGGGCTGGAACGACGTGCTGCCGTATTTCAAGAAATCCGAAGGCAACTGCCTGGGCCAATCGCTGCAGTATCACGGCACCCAGGGCGAGTTGCTGGTGGACAAGCCGCGCGATCCCAACCCGCTGTCCGAGCGCTACATCCGCGCCGCCGAACAGATTGGTCTGAAGCGCAACGACGACTTCAACGGCGGCAGCCTGGAAGGCGTTGGCCTCTATAACGTCACCCAGAAGAACGCCCGGCGCCTGTCCAGCTACCGCGCCTTCGTCGCCCCGGTGCGTAAACGCGACAACCTCGTCGTGCTCACCGGCTGCGAAGTGGAGCGCCTGCTGCTCGATGGCGAGCGCGTCACGGGTCTGGAGCTGCGCCAGAACGGCCAGTGGCGCACCCTGCAGTGCAGCCGCGAAACCATCCTCTGCGCCGGTGCGCTGGGCTCGCCGCATATCCTGCTGAAATCCGGCATCGGCCCGAAGGCCGAGCTGGAGGCGGCCGGCGTGGCCTGCAAGGTCGACCTGCCCGGCGTCGGCAAGAACCTGCAGGATCATATCGACGGCACCCTCACCGTGCGTTCGAAAAGCCCGCTGTCGCTGGGCTTCTCCATCGGCGCGCTGCCGAAGATCATCGCCTCGCCGTTCAAGTACCTGGCGCAGAAGATGGGCTGGCTGACCACCAACTACGTCGAGGCTGGCGGCTTCGCTCGCACGCCGTTGGCGGGCGACCTGCCCGACGTACAGATGCACTTCGTGCCGGGTTATCGCAGCCATCGCGGCCGCCTGTTCGAGTGGGGCCACGGCTACGCCATCCACACCTGCGTGCTGCGGCCGAAGAGCATCGGCGAAGTGCGTTTGGGTGAAGGCCGCAGCCTGAGCATCGACTTCAACTTCCTCAGCGACGAGTCCGATGGCCGCGAGCTGGTCGAAGGGGTCAAGCTGGCGCGGCGCATCCTGGCGCAGCCGCAGTTCGCCGACATTCGTGGCGAGGAGATGCTGCCCGGCCCGCAGGTGCAGAGCGATGAGGAACTGCTGGCGCACCTGCGCGAGAAGGCCGCCACCGTGTTCCACCCGGTGGGCACCTGCAAGATGGGCAGCGACGACGCGGCAGTGGTCACGCCCGAGCTGAAGGTGCGTGGCGTGGCCAACCTGCGCGTGGCCGACGCCTCGATCATGCCGACGCTGATCAGCGGTAACACCAACGCGCCGTGCATCATGATCGGCGAGAAGGCTGCCGATCTGATCCGCCAGGTCTGA
- a CDS encoding DMT family transporter gives MNAMTASYRRSLDNGVLFAVLSATGFSLKAIFVKLSYAAAPVDAITVLSLRMGLALPLFAWLLWLSRGTGQARLSAKDWAHVLLLGMLGYYLSSLFDFYGLQYISAGLERLILFTYPTLVLLLQMLAMGERPGPRTFLALGLCYLGLSIALVHDIRVEGDSEQILLGAAWVFASAVTYALYYLGTGVVIRRVGSMRLAGLAGGSSAIMVLIHYAISGDPTQLASLPSEVWLYGTLMALLSTVLPIYWLALAVQRMGASHAAMFGNLGPVLTLFAAWVLLGEAITLYQIAGLALVLLGVSRLSASKRKTG, from the coding sequence ATGAATGCCATGACCGCCTCGTACCGCCGCAGCCTGGACAACGGCGTGCTGTTCGCCGTGCTCTCGGCCACCGGTTTCAGCCTGAAAGCCATCTTCGTCAAACTCAGCTATGCCGCCGCGCCGGTAGACGCCATCACCGTGCTGAGCCTGCGCATGGGCCTGGCGCTGCCGCTGTTCGCCTGGCTGCTGTGGCTGAGCCGGGGCACCGGGCAAGCGCGCTTGTCAGCGAAGGACTGGGCGCACGTTCTGCTGCTGGGGATGCTCGGCTACTACCTGTCGAGCCTGTTCGACTTCTACGGCCTGCAGTACATCAGCGCCGGGCTGGAGCGGCTGATCCTGTTCACCTACCCGACGCTGGTGCTGCTGTTGCAGATGCTGGCGATGGGCGAGCGACCCGGCCCGCGCACCTTCCTCGCCCTGGGTCTGTGTTACCTGGGCCTGAGCATCGCCCTGGTGCATGACATCCGCGTGGAAGGCGACAGCGAGCAGATCCTGCTGGGCGCCGCCTGGGTGTTCGCCAGCGCAGTGACCTATGCCCTGTACTACCTGGGCACCGGCGTGGTGATCCGCCGGGTCGGCTCGATGCGCCTGGCGGGGCTGGCTGGCGGTTCCTCGGCGATCATGGTGCTGATCCACTACGCCATCAGCGGTGACCCGACGCAACTGGCGAGCCTGCCGAGCGAGGTATGGCTGTACGGCACGCTGATGGCGCTGCTGTCGACGGTACTGCCGATCTACTGGCTGGCCCTGGCCGTGCAGCGCATGGGCGCCAGCCATGCCGCCATGTTCGGCAACCTGGGCCCGGTGCTGACGCTGTTCGCCGCCTGGGTGCTGCTCGGCGAGGCCATCACCCTCTACCAGATCGCCGGCCTGGCGCTGGTGCTGCTGGGTGTCTCGCGCCTGTCGGCGAGCAAGCGCAAGACGGGCTGA
- a CDS encoding LysR substrate-binding domain-containing protein has protein sequence MHFDLPDLRLIAAIAATGSLSKAAATFPVAVSAASTRLRLFEERCGLTLFVRSSDGMSPTPAGRLVLEACQGVLREARQLSDTLQELNGERRITLRLAASTVANSTFLPAALGPFLADYPEVDLQLAELNSRDVLQAAREGSIDIGVYDGNLATDDLLSLPFRHDRMVLLVPHGHALSEQRPASLRNALSYPFVCLPAERAMQRFIEYMAVRNALPLKVRVRAPSFDAIAQLVAQGVGVAMLPEVAATRFAQELPATVVMLEDVWATRELRLCMRSWDALSSHARQLVSYLSPERPAGDNLSA, from the coding sequence ATGCATTTCGACCTGCCCGACCTGCGCCTGATCGCGGCGATTGCCGCCACCGGGAGCCTGAGCAAGGCGGCGGCGACCTTTCCCGTCGCGGTGTCGGCGGCCAGCACCCGCCTGCGCCTGTTCGAGGAGCGCTGCGGGCTGACGCTGTTCGTGCGCAGCAGCGACGGTATGAGCCCGACCCCCGCCGGGCGCCTGGTGCTGGAGGCCTGTCAGGGTGTGTTGAGAGAAGCCCGCCAGCTCAGTGACACCCTGCAGGAACTCAATGGCGAGCGACGCATCACCCTGCGCCTGGCGGCCTCCACGGTGGCCAACAGCACCTTCCTGCCGGCAGCGCTCGGGCCCTTCCTTGCCGATTACCCTGAGGTGGACCTGCAACTGGCCGAGCTCAACAGCCGGGACGTGTTGCAGGCGGCGCGGGAAGGCAGCATCGACATCGGCGTGTACGACGGCAACCTGGCCACCGATGACCTGCTGTCGTTGCCGTTTCGCCACGACCGCATGGTGTTGCTGGTGCCCCATGGGCATGCGCTGAGCGAGCAGCGCCCGGCCTCGCTGCGCAACGCGCTGAGCTACCCCTTCGTCTGCCTGCCGGCGGAACGGGCGATGCAGCGTTTCATCGAGTACATGGCGGTGCGTAACGCCTTGCCGCTCAAGGTGCGCGTGCGCGCACCGAGCTTCGATGCCATCGCTCAGTTGGTGGCGCAGGGTGTCGGCGTGGCGATGCTGCCTGAGGTGGCCGCGACCCGCTTCGCCCAGGAACTGCCGGCGACGGTGGTGATGCTGGAGGATGTCTGGGCCACCCGCGAATTGCGCCTGTGCATGCGCAGCTGGGACGCGCTGTCCTCCCATGCACGGCAACTGGTCAGCTACCTCTCGCCGGAACGGCCAGCCGGCGACAACCTGAGTGCGTGA